The Geobacter metallireducens GS-15 region ATAGGCATCTTCTGGCTCAATTTCTTGAGATGAACCAGTAGGCAATAGTGTAAAGAGATCTCTGAACTTGCATTTCGGAGTACCTTGAGAGTCAAATATCAGCTCTCGGCCTGAAATGTCATGTGTTTGTAAGGAATAGACTTGAAGTCCTCTTTCGCGAAGCAGCTGTTTTGCATGATCAGTGTCGAACGTCAGATTGGTAACAGATATTTGCGGTATTTTGAAGTGACCGGTCAGGTGGATGGTCTTTAGGATGTAGTTCACTAGTATCAATCTGATGCCTTTCTCTTTGGCTAACAGTTTGGCTCCATTCTGAAAACCTTCGGTGGTGGCAAAAATCCCTGTTGCATTACCTATGTCCTCCAGAATTGAAGCGAAGGCAGCCACATGAGATTTCTTAACAGATTCCTTGAATTGCTTGCATTCAATACAGGTTTTATACGTCACGCCAGCAAGACGAAATTCCCAGTAAACGTCGATTTGATGGGACGCACCACTCTTACCTCTGAGCTTCACATTCTGCAATACTGTTATGTTCTCTACGCCATCGTTCTTAAGGAGCGCATCATGCACATCCTTAACAAGGCGTTCGTATCCTTCAGACTCTTTTGTCATTCGATTTTATGCTCCAGATAACGGGGCTGAGGGTGTGCGGTCTTGGGGGCTGGGAAGGGGACGTAGTTGATTTGTTGATTTAAGCGTTGAGTTAGTCAACTAATCAACTACATCCCCCGATAGACCCCCATGGCAGTTAGGAGGAAACTTAGAGTGTCAGGTCTACACCTTGACACTTTCTGGTAGAACGAAAGCTATCCCTCGCCGCTCTCCAGTCTGATCAAGCCGCGTTTTTGTAAGTATTGTAAGGCTGAATCAGAACGTCTGCCGGTATGCCGAGACCTTTATGAAGATTCCGGATCATCTCCATGGTCAGCGAACGTTTGCGGTTAAGCACTTCTGATACACGGGCGCGGCTCCCGATATAAGGCTCGAGGTCGCGACGTGTCAGCCCGCGGCTTTCCATGTAATACAAATTGCCTCAATCGGATCAGGCATAGGGATGCTATAGCGCCTTTCCTCATAGGCTTCCACAAGGATTGCCAGCACATCCAGCCGATCTCCTTCAGGTGTATCGGGAGCGGCGTCGAACAGAAGCTCAATCTCTTTGAGCGCGGCCTGATAATCGACCTCGGTTTTTATAGGTCTGATTTCCATATAATTTCTCCGTTCAGATTGTTGCCGCATCAATTTTGTCGTACTCACGATGAGTACCAACGGAATATAGAGTGTCTACACCTCGTCTCTCTATGACCATGCAAGAAAAGGGGTTGGAATTCCTTCCGTCCCCTTTCCGATACATTGTCCCGCCCCTCCAGGCCTCTATGCTTTCGCCCGTCGAATAAACTCCCGCACCTTGGCCGCATCCTTTCGGCCCGGGGCGCTCTCCACACCGCCCGAAACGTCCACGGCGTAAGGGTTCACTGCCTCCACCGCCTCGCGAATGTTGTCGGGGGTGAGCCCGCCGGCAAGGATGACCGGGCCGAACTCCTTGGCCGCCGCTGCGATGTCCCAGTTGAAGGTGAGGCCGGTGCCGCCGTAGGCCTTGGGGGAATAGGCATCGAGGAGATGGGCCGCGACGCGGTAGTGCTTGATCGGGTCGAGACTCGTGATGTCCTGTACCCGGAAGGCCTTGATCACCCGGCGCTCCACGGCTGCGCAGAACTCGGGAGGCTCGTCGCCGTGGAGCTGGACCAGGTCGATGCGGCACCGGGCCGCTGTTTCGTTGACGTATGCGATGGGGCGGTTTACGAAGAGGCCCACGGTCTGCACGAAGGGGGGAAGCCCGGCGATGATGCCGGTGGCCTGCTCGGGGGGCACGTGACGGGGAGAGTCTTCATGGAAGACGAAGCCGAGGGCATCGGCTCCGGCCTCCACCGCCATGAGGGCGTCCTCCAGGGAGGTTATGCCGCAGATCTTGACGCGAACCATGCGCTTACAGATCCACCTTCGGCAGCCGCGCCAGGGACTCCCGAATCATCTCCTCGGGATACTCGAAATCCTCCAGCCCGCCGGAGAGGTAGGCGTCGTAGGCCCCCATGTCCAGCTGGCCGTGGCCCGAGAGGCAGAAAAGGATAGTCTTTTCCTTTCCCTCTTCCTTGGCGAGGACCGCTTCGTCAATGGCAGCCCGCACCGCGTGGGACGATTCGGGGGCCGGGACGATCCCCTCGCTGCGGGCAAAGAGGTGGGCCGCCTCAAAACAGGCGTTCTGACGGTACGACTTCGCCTCGATGAGCCCCGCGTGATGGAGCTGCGACACCAGGGCGGACTCGCCATGGTAGCGCAAGCCCCCAGCGTGGATCCCCGGCGGCATGAAGTCGTGGCCCAGGGTGTACATCATGGCGATGGGGGCCATCTTGGCGGTGTCGCCGTAGTCGAAGGCATAGACCCCCTTGGTGAGGGTCGGGCAGGAGGCGGGCTCCACGGCCAGGCAGCGGACGTTCTTGCCGGCGGCTCGGTCGGCCAGGAACGGGAACGCCGTGCCGGCGAAGTTGGAGCCGCCGCCGCAGCAGGCGATGACCACGTCTGGGTAGTCGCCGGCCAGGGCCAGCTGCTCCTTGGCCTCCTGGCCGATGACGGTCTGGTGGAGGCAGACGTGGTTCAGGACGCTCCCCAGGGCGTAGTTGGTGTCGGGGCGGGAGACAGCGTCCTCCACAGCCTCGGAGATGGCGATGCCGAGGCTCCCGTTGCTGTCCGGGTCGTGGGCCAGGATGGCACGGCCGGCGTTGGTGAACTCAGAGGGCGACGGGATCACATTGGCCCCCCAGAGCTGCATCATGCTCTTGCGGTAGGGCTTCTGGGTGCACGACACTTTCACCATGTAGACCGTGCACTCAAGGCCGAACATGGAGCAGGCCAGGGCCAGGGAACTCCCCCACTGGCCGGCGCCGGTCTCGGTGGCGAGGCGACGGATGCCGGCCTGCTTGTTGTAGAAGGCCTGGGGGATGGCCGAATTGGGCTTGTGGGAGCCGGCCGGGGACACCCCTTCGTACTTGTAGTAGATCTTCGCCGGGGTGCCGAGGGCCTGCTCCAGCCGCCGCGCCCGGTAGAGGGGTGACGGCCGCCAGAGCCGGTAGATCTCCCGCACCTCCTCGGGAATCGGGATCCACCGCTCGCCCGAGACCTCCTGCTCGATAATGGCCATGGGGAAGATGGGGAGGAGGTCGTCGGGTGTCACCGGCTGGAGGGTCCGGGGATTGATGACTGGCGCCAGGGGGCCGGGCATGTCGGGGATGATGTTATACCAGTGGGTGGGGATGCGGCTTTCGTCGAGCAGGATTTTTGTCTGCATGGAAACCTCGGCTTGTTAAGGAATAACACAGAGCAACTGAGCAACAGAGAAAAACAATGAATTTATAACGCCTGATCCTATCAATAGAAGCAGAAGCATCCTCGTTTATTTGTTTTCTCAGGTTTTACTCAGTTGCTCAGTTGCTTGTATGTTTCAGTTGTTTTTCACCCCAACAACTCCCGGAGCTTGGCCCCGATGTCCTCCTCCCGCATGAGGGACTCGCCAATGAGGAAGCCGCGGGCACCGGCGGTCTGGAGACGGAGGATGTCGGCGCGGGTGTTCACGCCGCTCTCGGCCACCACGAACCGGTCGGCGGGGACCATGGGGAGGAGCTGCTCGGTGGTGGCCAGGTCCACAACAAAGGTGCGGAGGTTGCGGTTATTGATGCCGATAAGGGCGCAATTGGTGGCAAGGGCCGTCTCCATCTCCGGCTCGTCGTGGACCTCCAGGAGCACGTCGAGGGAAAGCTCCCGGGCGATTCCGGCCAGCTCCTCGATCTGCTCCCGCTCCAGCATGGCGGCGATGAGGAGGATGGCGTCGGCCCCGGCAGCCCGGGCTTCGAAGACCTGGTAGGGATCGAAGAGGAAATCCTTGCGCAGCAGCGGCAGCCGCACCTGCTCGCGGATCAGGGCCAGGTAGCGGAGGTTCCCCAGAAAGAAATGTTCGTCGGTCAGGACCGAGAGGCAGGCGGCGCCGTTCTGCTCGTAGGTTTCGGCGATCTCCAGGGGATCGAAGTCGGGGCGGATGAGCCCCTTGGAGGGGGACCCCTTCTTCACCTCGGCGATGACGGCGGTCCAGCCGGAGGCGTGGCAGTCCCGCAGAGCCCGCTCGAAGCCCCGGGGCTGGTCCTCCAGGTCGGCGATGCGGGCCTTCAGCTCGGCAAGGGGGGTGGCGGAACGGGCCGCTGTCACCTCACGGCGCTTGTGTTCGACTATCTTTTTCAGGATGTCAGGGGTTGTGGGCATAGTGGGTTTCCAAATTTCAGAATCGGGCGGACACAGTCCGCCCCTACAACATTATTCATTTGTCAATGCAATCAGCTCTTCCAGCTTTGCCAGGGCGCGGCCCGAATCGATGGCCTCGGCGGCGAGACGGATCCCCTCGGCCGGGTCCGTGGCCTTGCCGGCGGCCACGAGGGCATAGGCGGCGTTCAGGAGCACCACGTCCCGCCTGGGCCCCGTGGCCCCGTCCAGGATGCTGCGAACGATGCGAGCGTTGCCGGCGGCGTCGCCCCCCCGGAGATCACCGGGAGGACAGGAGGCAAAGCCGAACTCCTCCGGCGTGATGGTCCGCACCGTCACCCCCTCCCGGGTCACCTCGGCAACGCGGGTCTCACGGGTAAGGGTAATCTCGTCCATGCCGTCCATGCCGAAGACCACAAAGCCGCGCTTGCAGCCAAGCTTGTGAAGGACATGGGCCAGGGGCTCCACGAGATCCTCCCGGTAAACGCCGAGGACCTGGCAGTCGGCGCCGGCCGGGTTCGTGAGGGGCCCGAGGATATTGAAGATGGTCCGGATGCCGATCTCCTTCCGGGGGCCGATGGCGTGTTTCATGGCGCCGTGGAGGGCCGGGGCGAAGAGGAAGCCGATGCCGATCCTCGCGATGGCGTTCTCCACCGTCTCCGGGGTCACGTCCAGGCTGACCCCCAGGGACTCCAGGACGTCGGCACTCCCGCAGGCGGACGAAACCGCCCGGTTGCCGTGCTTGGCCACCTTCACCCCGCAGGATGCCACCACGAAGGAGACGGTGGTGGAGATATTGAAGGTGTTGGTGCCGTCCCCCCCGGTGCCGACCACGTCCAGGATCGTCTCCTGATCGATGTTGATGTCATCCCGGTCGATATCGAGGACCCCCTTGCCGACCCGGATGGGGGTGGCCCGATCCCGCATGACTCGGGCTGCGCCGGTGATCTCCTCCACCGTCTCCCCCTTCATTCGGAGGGCGGTGATGAAGGAAGCGATCTGGGCCGGGGTGGCCTCGCCGGACATGATCTGGTCCATGACCTCGATCATCTCCGCTTCCGTGAGGTCGATGCGCTCAACTACCTTTGCAATTGCTTTTTTGATCATTGTGTCATCTCCAGGAAATTCTTGAGGATGTCCATCCCCCCCTCGGTGAGGATCGACTCGGGATGGAACTGGACCCCCCAGATCGGCAGCTCCCTGTGGGCGAGCCCCATGACCTCCCCCTCCTCCACCCAGGCGGTGATCTCAAGGCAGTCGGGGAACGTGGCCCGCTCCACCACCAGCGAGTGGTATCGGGTGGCATTGAAGGGATTGGGGAGCCCCCGGAAGAGCCCCTGGCCGTTGTGGTGGATCGGGGAAGTCTTGCCGTGCATGAGGGTGGAGCTGCGGACCACCTTCCCGCCGAAGGCGGCGCCGATTGACTGATGGCCGAGGCAGACCCCGAGGATCGGGATCTTGCCGGCAAAGTGGCGGATGGCGGCGACGGAAATCCCCGCCTCCTCGGGGGAGCAAGGGCCGGGGGAAATGACGAGGCGCTCGGGCGCCAGCCGTTCGATCTCCTCCAGGGTAATGCCGTCGTTGCGGAAGACCCGCACATCCTCCCCCAGTTCGCCAAAGTACTGGACGATGTTGTAGGTGAAGGAGTCGTAATTGTCGATCATGAGCAACATGTCAGTCCAATCCCTTTTCCGCGGTCTCGATGGCCTTAACCGCAGCCATGGCCTTGTTGACGGTCTCCTGGTATTCCGCGGCCGGGTCCGAGTCGGCCACGATGCCGGCGCCTGCCTGGAGGTGCACCATGCCGTCGCGGATGACGAGGGTGCGGATGGCGATGGCCAGGTCCATGTTGCCGGAGAAGGAGAAGTACCCCACGGCGCCGCCGTAGACCTCGCGGCGGACCGGCTCCAGCTCGTCGATGATCTCCATGGCCCGCACCTTGGGGGCGCCGGAGAGGGTACCCGCCGGGAAGGTAGCCCGCACCACGTCGAAGGCGTCCTTCCCCTCGACCAGTTCCCCCTCCACGTTGGAGACGATGTGCATCACGTGGGAATAGCGCTCGATGACCATGAGCTCCGACACCTTCACGGTGCCGGTCCGGCAGACCCGCCCCAGGTCGTTGCGCCCCAGGTCCACGAGCATCACGTGCTCGGCCCGCTCCTTGGGATCGGCCAGGAGTTCTTCCGCCAGTTGTTGGTCCTCCTCCGGGGTCGCGCCCCGGGGGCGGGTGCCGGCGATGGGGCGCAGCTCCACCCGGTCTCCCTCCTTGCGGACCATGACCTCGGGGGAGGCCCCCACCACCAGGGTGTCGTCCATGCGGAGGAAGAACATGTAGGGGGAAGGGTTCAGGGTCCGCAGCACGCGGTAGATGGCGAGGGGCTCCACGGTGAGCGCGCCGGAGAAGCGCTGGGAGAGGACCACCTGGATGATGTCCCCGGCCCGGACGTACTCCTTGCATTTCTCCACCGCCGCCTCGAAGTTTTCGCGGGGAACGTTGGACGAGAAGGAGACCGTGCGCACAGCAGGCGTCGCCGGCATTGCCGGCAGGGGGGCTCGGAGCTTGGCGATGAGGGCGTCCACCCGGGCAATGGCCTCGGCATAGGCGGCCTCAGGAGCCTGTCCATCCTCCAGATGGGCGTTGGAGACCACGGTGATTTTCTGCCGCATGGTGTCGAAGATCAGGATCGTGTCGGTGATGACGAAGCAGGAATCCCAGGCCCCGATGACGGCCGGCTTCTCCGTGGGAAGCCGCTCGAAGTGGCGCACCATGTCGTACCCCAGGTATCCCACGGCGCCGCCGAAGAAGCGAGGGAGCCCGGGGATCTCCACGGGGTGGAACCGGCTCAGATACTCCCGCACAAAGCCCAGGGGGTCGTCGCTGGTAACGGCGCGGGTCTCGCCGTTGGTGACGATCTCCACGGTGGTGCCGCGGGTCCGGATGACGGTGGCAGGGTTGGAGCCGAGAAAGGAATAGCGGCCCCACTTCTCACCCCCCTCGATACTTTCCAGGAGGAAGGAGTAGGAACCGTCGTCGATCTTGCGGAAGGCGCTGACCGGCGTGTCCATATCGGCCATGATCTCGCGGCAGACGGGAATCAGGTTGCCTTGGGAGGCCAGGGACCGGAAGGTCTCGAAATCGGGAAAATACACGGGATGCTCCGATCAACGGGAAACAGAGGGGAGAAAATGCCCGGAAAGGCTCTTTTTTAAAGGAGTTTAAACTAGCACACGGGGACGGAGAGTGTCAAGAAACCCGGACGGTTACGGCAGGCAAAGAAAGCGAAGGCCGAGGGGAGGACAAAAAGTGTCGGCGCTCCCCTTGAAAAATCCCGGAGTGATAGTTAGGTTAGGGGAGTTCTGTCATCACCACACCGACACAAAGGAGAAGACACCCCCATGACGAAGACCACCAAGAAATTCGAAACCGAGGTCCAGCAGCTCCTCGATCTCGTAATTCACTCCCTTTACTCCAACAAGGACATCTTCCTCCGGGAACTCATCTCCAACTCTTCCGACGCCATCGACAAGGTCCTCTTCGAGGCTCACCAGAATGCGGCGGTCATTGAGGGAGAGCCGGAAGGGAAAATCAAGCTGATCCCCGACAAAGAGGCCGGCACCATCACCATCCGCGACAACGGGGTCGGCATGACCATGGAGGAGGTGGAGAAGAACATCGGCACCATCGCCCATTCGGGGACCAAGGCGTTCCTGGCGAACCTGAAGGAGCAGAACGTGTCCGAGCACCCGGAGCTGATCGGCCAGTTCGGGGTCGGCTTCTACGCTTCGTTCATGGTGGCCGACCGGGTCACCCTCGTCACCCGCCGTGCCGGCCAGGACAAGGCCGCCGGGGTCCGCTGGGAGTCCACCGGCGACGGCACCTACACCGTTGAAGAAGCAGTCAAGGAGACCCGCGGCACCGAAATCACCCTCCACCTGAAAGAAGAGATGAAGGAATATCTCGACGAGTGGAAGATCCGCTCCATCGTACGTAAATACTCCGACTACGTCCAGTACCCCGTCGTCATGGATGTGACCCGGACCGAAGTCCCGAAAGGGGTGAACGGCGAGGAAATCGAAGGGGCCGGCACCATCGAGAAAACTGTGGAAGAGACTCTCAACTCCATGAAGGCCATCTGGGCCCGCGCCAAGAGCGAAGTGACCGAGGAGGAGTACGAGGAGTTCTACAAGCACGTCTCCCACGATTTCGAGAAACCCCTCAAGACCATCCACTATTCGGCCGAAGGGGTGAGCGAGTTCAAGGCACTCCTCTACCTGCCGGCCCACAAACCCTTCGACCTCTTCATGCCCGAGCGCAAGAAAGGGGTCCAGCTCTACGTGCGCCGGGTCTTCATCACCGACTCCTGCGAGCAGCTCATCCCCGACTACCTCCGCTTCGTGAAGGGGGTGGTGGACTCCAGCGACCTGCCACTCAACGTGTCGCGGGAAATCCTCCAGGAAGATGTCCAGATCAAGCGGATCCAGAAAAGCCTCGTTTCCAAGATCATCTCCACCCTCTCAGAAATGCGGGAGAAGGAGGCCGACGACTACCTCGCCTTCTACAAGGAGTTCGGCCAGGTCCTCAAGGAAGGGGTCCACTTCGATTACGCCAACCGGGAGAAGCTCCAGGACCTCCTCCTCTTCGAAAGCACCAGGACCGAGGCGGGGAAATTCACCTCCCTCAAGGAGTACGTGGAGCGGATGCCCGCGGGGCAGGAAGAGATCTACTTCATCACTGGCACGAGCCGCACGGCCCTGGAGCAGTCCCCCCACCTGGAGATCTTCCGGAAGAAGGAATACGAGGTCCTCTTCCTGACCGATCCCGTGGACGAGTGGGTGGTGCAGGGGGTCACGGAGTACGACGGCAAGAAGCTCAAGGCCGTGGACCGGGGCGATGTCATCCCCGCCACCGAAGAGGAGAAGAAGGAGCAGGAGGCCAAGCGGGAAGAGGCGTTCAAGCAGTACGGCGACCTCCTCTCCTTCGTGAAGGAGAAGCTCGACGCGCGGGTGAAGGAAGTGCGCCTTTCCAGCCGCCTCACCGACAGCGCCTGCTGCCTCGTGGCCGACGAGCACGGTCTCAACGCCAACATGGAGCGGATTCTCCGGGCCATGAACCAGGATGTCCCCGAGTCGAAGCGGATTCTGGAGCTGAACCCGGATCACCCCCTCATGCAGGTGATGGCAAACCTCTTTGCCCGGGACAAGGCCAACCCGCGCCTGGGCGACTACTGCGACCTCCTCTACGACCAGGCTCTGCTCACCGAAGGCTCGCCCATCAGCGACCCGCTCCGGTTCACGCGGCTCGTGGCGGAGCTGATGGTGGCGGACGGGAAAGCGGCTGCGGGGGAGTAATCGCAAGAACATAGACGGAACAAAGGGGAGTCGGTGACGGCTCCCCTTTGTCGTTTGCGCGGTGTTGGCAATGAGATGCTTGCATAATGCATCATAGTAAAAGATAATTTTAGAGGATATCACCATCAGGGAGCTTCTATGCCAGCCATCTCGATGTTTTATGGGATTGTGATTTACCTGTACTTTTACGATGATGAACGACATAAGATTCCGCATATTCACGCAAAATATCAGGGAGAAGACGCTTCTGTCTCGATTGCTAACGGCGAAATTCTAGCGGGCGACATCCCATTGTCCAAGCTTCGATTGGTTCAGGCATGGATAGAGATTCACAGGGATGCGCTGATGGCTGATTGGGCGCTTGCGGTGAACGGTCAACCACCTTTTGCCATTGAGCCGCTCAGATAGGAGATATTGCCATGGAATCCGTAATCAAAGTAGTTCCACAGGACGATTTTCATCTACTCATAACCTTCAATACCGGAGAAACCAGGCTGTTCGATGCTCGGCCCTATTTGGAAAAAGGGGTATTTAACCGACTGAAAAATCTCGAACTATTCAAACAGGCGTTTGTTGCTTTTGATACTGTCTGCTGGCCCGACAATCTCGATATAGCCCCGGAAACATTGTATGACCGTTCACAATCGCTTCCCTGCTCTGAAGTGTCAAATGGCTGAACAAGAAAGGGCAATGCGGGGCATAAATTGAAAGTCATCGTGAAAAGGACGCTGCGTCAATACGGCTACCCGCCAGACATGCAGATGTTGGCGACCGAGACGGTCCTGAAGCAGGCGGAGATGCTGGCGAATGAGCTTGCGAGCAGGCAGTAAATGACATACAGAGGCACCTAAAGAAAGAGGGGACCTCGGGGGACGTTCTTTTTTATTCGGAATTTATGAGGGGAGGCGGTGACGACTCCCTTTTTTCGTTGGGGCGTTGCAAAGAACACCTTGACGCTCCCCACCTCAGTAATTACAATGTAACCACCCAACCTACCAATTGCTTATCAAGAGGACATCACCGATGAGGACCAACATTATTCGCATAGGCAATTCCCAAGGCATCCGAATCCCTAAGGTTCTCCTGGAACAGAGCCATCTCGGAGCAGAGGTGGAGTTGGAGGTGGAGGATGAGAAAATCATCATCCGCTCCGCTTCCCGCCCTCGCCAGGGGTGGGGGGAGAAATTCCAGCTCATGGCTGAGAGCGGCGATGACAGAATGCTTAACGGGGATGCGGGCGAGCAGACCGAATGGGACAAGGATGAATGGGAATGGTAGTCAAACGCTTCGACGTCTATCTGGTCAACCTGGACCCCACCGTCGGCAGGGAGATTCGCAAGGCAAGGCCATGTCTCATTATCTCACCCGATGAAATGAACCGGTACATCGGCACCGTTATCGTTGCCCCCATGACCACCAAAGGGAGGGATTATCCCACGCGGGTGCAGTGCTCCTTCAAGGGCAAGGAGGGACAGGTTGTCCTTGACCAGATCAGAACCGTGGACAAGTCCCGTCTTTTCCAGAAGCTCGGAAGAATCGACAAAGAAACGCAGGAAGAGGTGTTGTCCATTCTTGCGGAGATGTTTGCGCCGTAAGTAGGAGAGCCGGTGCGTCGAAAATGAACCACATGGGGAGTCGGCAACGGCTCCCCTTTTCCGTTGCTTGGATTGGACGCCTTGACAGCGCGTCGCACCGCGCTAGACTTGCTTCGTCGAAATCACTAACGAAGGAGGTACCCGCAAATGGCATGCGACATCACGTCCCACAAAATGCACATGTGTGCCCTCAAGGCCGAGGGATGCAGCGACGAAATTGCGAGCCTTTCCGCATCGCCCACCGTCAAGTGCGGCAACTGCGGCGCCCTGGCCAACTCCCCCGACAACGTCTGCAACCCTGTCCCCCTCAAGTGATCAACCGGCATCACTATGGATGCCCTGCATGCGGCCCGTGACCTTATGTGCGGGCCGCTTTTTTGTGTGCCCACCGACCATCCCCCCCTCTTCCGCCTACGGACAAAAAGTTCCGGTACGAGCGGTAACCTCCCGCAATTCCCGTCACACAGTCCCACGATGATGAACTGAGTCACCCCTCCATTCAATCTTGTACGGTTGTACGGCCATATCAGGCTGAAAGGTGAGGCACGGAACTTGCTGAGTCATCTCCTGATATGCGAATCAGATTGCTCAGACTCTGCGCGGCTGCCCTGCTCGGCATCCTGGCAGCCGCTCCGGACGGCCGGTGTCGACAAGACCCGGACCTGGCTTCGCCTCCCACCGTTGACAGGGTGGTAGTCTACAAATCGAAGCGGCTGCTGGAGCTGCGCAGCGGCCAGAACCTGATCCGATCCTACCGGGTGGCACTGGGAAGAAACCCCGTCGGCCCCAAGGTAAGAGCCGGTGACTTCCGGACTCCCGAAGGAATCTACCGGCTCGACCGCCGTTCCCTCCAGAGCCGGTTCTTCCGATCGATCCACATCTCCTACCCCAATACCGAAGACATCGCCACGGCCCGGAAACAGGGAGTTTCTGCCGGAGGGGACATCATGATCCATGGTCTCCCGACCGGATTCGAGGACCTGGGCCCGTCTCACGCCTCCTTTGATTGGACCAAGGGGTGCATCGCCGTCACCAACGCCGAGATGACGGAAATTTGGCACCTGGTGCGAAACGGCACCCCGATCGAAATACTGCCTTGACCGCGAAAAAGAAGGATTGACCGGCGTCCCCTACGGGGCAACAGCAAGCGCCACCCACCAGGAGAACACCACCCCCACGGCACTGGCAATTGCCAGCACCGCATTGAGGACCGGACCGGGCTGCCCGAACCTGCCGATCAGATATTCCGCCACGGCGCCAAGCGCTATCCCCCACAAAAATCCAAACAGGTGCGCGCCAAGGTCGGTGTGTTCGCCTTCCGTTCCAAGGACCGCCAGGAGGGCCAGGCCGGCGGCAACCGGGAGCGGCCACCGTCTCTGCAGGTGATGGCGATGGCGCACCACGCTGCTTGAGGCGAGGATGCCGACCGCACCGAATACCGCGGTGGAAGCACCGACCGAAATGTGGCCGGAGGAGTGAAGTAACGCGTTGACGAGGTTCCCGAGGATTCCCGAACCAAGGATGAGGCTCCAGGCGAGGCCCGAACCGATTTCGCGACAGAGGAGGATGACCAGCACCCCGCCGATCGCAAGGTTGCTCACAAGGTGCGGCAGATTCGCATGGAGG contains the following coding sequences:
- the htpG gene encoding molecular chaperone HtpG, whose product is MTKTTKKFETEVQQLLDLVIHSLYSNKDIFLRELISNSSDAIDKVLFEAHQNAAVIEGEPEGKIKLIPDKEAGTITIRDNGVGMTMEEVEKNIGTIAHSGTKAFLANLKEQNVSEHPELIGQFGVGFYASFMVADRVTLVTRRAGQDKAAGVRWESTGDGTYTVEEAVKETRGTEITLHLKEEMKEYLDEWKIRSIVRKYSDYVQYPVVMDVTRTEVPKGVNGEEIEGAGTIEKTVEETLNSMKAIWARAKSEVTEEEYEEFYKHVSHDFEKPLKTIHYSAEGVSEFKALLYLPAHKPFDLFMPERKKGVQLYVRRVFITDSCEQLIPDYLRFVKGVVDSSDLPLNVSREILQEDVQIKRIQKSLVSKIISTLSEMREKEADDYLAFYKEFGQVLKEGVHFDYANREKLQDLLLFESTRTEAGKFTSLKEYVERMPAGQEEIYFITGTSRTALEQSPHLEIFRKKEYEVLFLTDPVDEWVVQGVTEYDGKKLKAVDRGDVIPATEEEKKEQEAKREEAFKQYGDLLSFVKEKLDARVKEVRLSSRLTDSACCLVADEHGLNANMERILRAMNQDVPESKRILELNPDHPLMQVMANLFARDKANPRLGDYCDLLYDQALLTEGSPISDPLRFTRLVAELMVADGKAAAGE
- a CDS encoding DUF4160 domain-containing protein, which translates into the protein MPAISMFYGIVIYLYFYDDERHKIPHIHAKYQGEDASVSIANGEILAGDIPLSKLRLVQAWIEIHRDALMADWALAVNGQPPFAIEPLR
- a CDS encoding DUF2442 domain-containing protein produces the protein MESVIKVVPQDDFHLLITFNTGETRLFDARPYLEKGVFNRLKNLELFKQAFVAFDTVCWPDNLDIAPETLYDRSQSLPCSEVSNG
- a CDS encoding AbrB/MazE/SpoVT family DNA-binding domain-containing protein translates to MRTNIIRIGNSQGIRIPKVLLEQSHLGAEVELEVEDEKIIIRSASRPRQGWGEKFQLMAESGDDRMLNGDAGEQTEWDKDEWEW
- a CDS encoding type II toxin-antitoxin system PemK/MazF family toxin, coding for MGMVVKRFDVYLVNLDPTVGREIRKARPCLIISPDEMNRYIGTVIVAPMTTKGRDYPTRVQCSFKGKEGQVVLDQIRTVDKSRLFQKLGRIDKETQEEVLSILAEMFAP
- a CDS encoding L,D-transpeptidase family protein; amino-acid sequence: MRIRLLRLCAAALLGILAAAPDGRCRQDPDLASPPTVDRVVVYKSKRLLELRSGQNLIRSYRVALGRNPVGPKVRAGDFRTPEGIYRLDRRSLQSRFFRSIHISYPNTEDIATARKQGVSAGGDIMIHGLPTGFEDLGPSHASFDWTKGCIAVTNAEMTEIWHLVRNGTPIEILP
- a CDS encoding rhomboid family intramembrane serine protease, with the protein product MIRLSFMELETVHTALRQELWLPVAPGALEEGKAQLWGLVLESRAVPCRSVRSDNGWHVVVPASFYDRAVEEVRLFEEENRNWPPPAPPVRTMNGNVLATLSVLFLLATFHNITRLDVTLPGHPPLDWLALGSADAAKIMDGQWWRAVTALTLHANLPHLVSNLAIGGVLVILLCREIGSGLAWSLILGSGILGNLVNALLHSSGHISVGASTAVFGAVGILASSSVVRHRHHLQRRWPLPVAAGLALLAVLGTEGEHTDLGAHLFGFLWGIALGAVAEYLIGRFGQPGPVLNAVLAIASAVGVVFSWWVALAVAP